One Roseofilum capinflatum BLCC-M114 DNA segment encodes these proteins:
- a CDS encoding type II toxin-antitoxin system VapC family toxin translates to MYLLDTNHCSRIIQGDRPVINRIIEVGESQVATCVIVQGELLYMAYKSEQKARNLAQVNLFLEDIRIYRIDEVTANIYAEFKAEVLEYFGPKERNKRRKIRIENLGIGENDLWIAAIALRNGLTLVSGDRDFQRMQAVKALPLESWLAS, encoded by the coding sequence ATGTATCTACTCGACACCAATCATTGTAGCCGCATTATTCAGGGAGATAGGCCCGTAATCAACCGCATTATTGAGGTGGGGGAATCACAAGTTGCTACCTGTGTCATCGTTCAAGGTGAATTGCTATACATGGCCTATAAGTCGGAACAAAAAGCTAGAAATCTGGCGCAGGTAAACCTGTTTCTCGAAGATATTCGCATTTATCGCATTGATGAAGTGACTGCCAATATTTATGCTGAGTTTAAGGCAGAAGTTTTAGAGTATTTTGGCCCCAAAGAGAGAAATAAGCGTAGAAAAATCAGGATAGAAAACTTGGGAATTGGTGAAAATGACTTGTGGATTGCGGCGATCGCCTTACGCAACGGATTAACCCTTGTTTCAGGAGACAGGGATTTTCAACGGATGCAAGCAGTGAAAGCACTACCCTTAGAATCCTGGTTGGCAAGCTGA
- a CDS encoding Uma2 family endonuclease, whose protein sequence is MTALILNNPETASITDEQFYQLCAANRNLRLERTAQGNLMIMPPTGGETSKRNSDINLELSLWNRETQLGIVFDSSGGFTLPNGADYSPDASWIPLAKWDALTAEQKTKFLPLSPDFAIELRSPSDSLKLLQGKMQEYIDNGTRLGWLINPKNHQVEIYRQGQEKQVLDHPLTLSGEDILPGFTLNLQLIW, encoded by the coding sequence ATGACAGCATTGATTTTGAATAATCCAGAAACCGCTTCGATTACGGATGAACAATTTTATCAACTTTGTGCTGCAAACCGTAACTTAAGATTAGAACGAACTGCTCAAGGGAACTTAATGATTATGCCACCGACGGGAGGAGAAACCAGTAAGCGTAATTCTGACATCAACCTAGAATTATCTCTATGGAATAGAGAAACCCAATTAGGAATTGTCTTTGATTCATCGGGTGGGTTTACGCTTCCGAATGGGGCAGATTATTCCCCCGATGCTTCTTGGATACCCTTAGCGAAATGGGATGCTTTAACCGCAGAACAGAAGACGAAATTTTTACCATTATCTCCCGATTTTGCGATCGAACTGCGATCGCCTAGCGATTCCTTAAAGCTACTACAAGGAAAAATGCAGGAATATATAGATAATGGTACTCGCTTAGGTTGGCTGATTAACCCAAAAAACCATCAAGTTGAAATTTATCGTCAGGGACAAGAAAAACAAGTTTTAGACCATCCTCTCACTCTATCAGGAGAAGATATTTTACCGGGATTTACTTTAAATCTTCAATTGATTTGGTAA